A window from Citrus sinensis cultivar Valencia sweet orange chromosome 5, DVS_A1.0, whole genome shotgun sequence encodes these proteins:
- the LOC102621556 gene encoding glucan endo-1,3-beta-glucosidase 7 — translation MAFLPDASLYILLNILIGINIARSEPFIGINYGNLGDNLPSPEDTVKLLQSTSIQKIRLYNPDIPMIKALANSGIDIVVGTQNSEIPALASDPNAAKTWINTNVLPFYPASNIFLIMVGNEVSLDENFRKQLLPAMQNMQNALDAASLGGKIKVSTVHSMSVLSHSDPPSSGKFQTWLVDVMKGFLGFNNATGSPFAINPYPYYAYNSDPRPGYLAYCLFQVNAGRVDPNNNIKYMNMFDAQVDAARSALNSLGYNNVEIVVTETGWPSKGDDKEPWATIDKAKDYYSGLITHLRSKAGTPLMPGKTTDTYLFALYDENLKQGPISERSFGLFKPDRTANFDVGLLKNNKNPGAPNKAMWCVPKEGVTNKQLQANIDYACGRGIDCSPIAPGGACFEPDTLASHAAYAMNLHHQTNGRNAWDCDFSKTATLSSKDPSYKGCIYPSNARESKDELTNML, via the exons ATGGCATTTCTTCCTGATGCTTCACTATACATCCTTCTTAACATCTTAATTGGCATAAATATTGCAA GGTCAGAGCCCTTTATAGGCATAAACTATGGGAATTTAGGGGACAACCTGCCATCACCAGAAGACACGGTAAAGCTACTACAATCAACGTCTATACAGAAGATCCGATTATACAACCCCGACATTCCCATGATCAAAGCCTTGGCCAATAGCGGAATCGACATTGTTGTTGGAACACAAAACAGTGAAATCCCTGCCTTAGCCTCGGATCCGAATGCTGCAAAAACTTGGATAAACACCAATGTCCTACCCTTCTACCCCGCAAGCAATATCTTCCTTATAATGGTTGGTAACGAGGTCTCTCTCGAcgaaaattttagaaaacagCTTCTACCCGCAATGCAAAATATGCAAAATGCATTGGATGCTGCCTCTCTCGGCGGTAAAATTAAGGTCTCGACTGTGCATTCAATGTCCGTGCTTTCTCACTCTGACCCGCCCTCTTCGGGAAAGTTTCAAACCTGGCTTGTAGATGTTATGAAAGGATTCCTTGGATTTAATAATGCCACCGGTTCGCCTTTTGCTATCAATCCGTATCCATACTACGCTTACAACAGTGATCCTAGACCTGGTTATTTAGCTTATTGTTTGTTTCAAGTCAATGCTGGGCGAGTTGATCCAAACaataacattaaatacatGAACATGTTTGATGCTCAG GTGGATGCAGCACGTTCTGCGTTGAACTCTTTGGGATATAACAATGTTGAGATAGTGGTTACTGAGACTGGATGGCCATCCAAAGGAGACGACAAAGAACCTTGGGCAACCATTGATAAGGCCAAGGATTATTACAGTGGCTTGATAACCCATCTTCGGTCCAAGGCCGGGACTCCATTGATGCCTGGGAAGACAACTGATACTTATCTCTTTGCATTATACGATGAGAATTTGAAACAAGGGCCTATTTCTGAGAGATCGTTTGGGTTGTTCAAGCCTGATCGCACTGCAAATTTTGATGTTGGCCTCCTAAAGAATAACAAA AACCCGGGTGCACCAAACAAAGCAATGTGGTGTGTGCCAAAGGAAGGCGTCACGAATAAGCAGCTGCAGGCAAATATTGATTATGCTTGCGGACGAGGGATTGACTGCAGTCCGATTGCTCCTGGAGGGGCTTGCTTTGAGCCCGATACATTAGCATCACATGCTGCATATGCCATGAATCTTCACCATCAAACTAATGGACGCAATGCATGGGACTGTGACTTTTCAAAAACTGCCACCCTATCATCCAAAGATCCTA GCTATAAGGGTTGCATTTACCCTAGCAATGCTCGCGAAAGCAAAGACGAATTAACCAATATGCTTTAA